A genome region from Populus alba chromosome 3, ASM523922v2, whole genome shotgun sequence includes the following:
- the LOC118054482 gene encoding uncharacterized protein isoform X1 codes for MALPIGKLTILVGAGILGSVLAKEGRLPDVSNFVSGAFKIAFRQLKQDDSTSSVSKSSKPPNDSLMAQVNSLRQELQMLASSRPVTIVTANGTGSNKYGVVVVVVVVGYGYVWWKGWKLPDMMFATRRSLSDACTSIAQQLENVYSSIRSTRRHLSSKIDGVDSNLNAVAELTASTQEKVIELREDSSRIGNDVRYVRDAVETLELKISRIEGKQDLTTQGVKRLCDYASSLENNLLEENAQTSASSSRLTFSSKAGALPAPSSEPSTPASIGSQEVQRPPRNAASPSSQQRSNGISGVAELASGLGISKGIHTEEETSNGTSWFKPAFLMRTLSATNSVVQQTSSSRQQS; via the exons ATGGCTCTTCCTATCGGCAAGTTAACTATTCTCGTCGGTGCAG GTATTCTTGGCTCAGTTCTTGCTAAAGAGGGGCGGCTGCCTGATGTTTCTAATTTCGTTTCAGGTGCTTTCAAG ATTGCTTTCAGGCAACTTAAACAGGATGATTCTACTTCATCAGTTAGCAAGTCTAGCAAACCTCCAAACGACTCTTTGATGGCTCAG GTAAACAGCCTTCGACAGGAGCTGCAAATGTTGGCATCAAGTAGACCAGTCACAATTGTAACTGCAAATGGGACAG GTTCTAATAAATATGGTGTAGTTGTTGTGGTGGTAGTTGTTGGATACGGCTATGTTTGGTGGAAG GGTTGGAAACTTCCTGATATGATGTTTGCAACCAGGCGTAGTTTATCTGATGCTTGCACTTCTATAGCCCAGCAACTAGAGAATGTTTATTCATCAATCCGG AGTACCAGGAGACATTTATCTTCAAAGATTGATGGCGTGGACTCAAATTTGAATGCTGTTGCAGAACTGACAGCCAGCACCCAAGAAAAG GTTATTGAATTGCGAGAAGATTCAAGCAGGATTGGCAATGATGTTCGATATGTTCGTGATGCTGTCGAAACTCTG gAACTAAAAATTAGCAGAATTGAAGGGAAACAG GATTTGACGACCCAAGGAGTAAAGAGGTTGTGTGACTATGCCTCCAGTTTGGAAAACAACTTGCTTGAAGAGAATGCCCAG ACTTCAGCATCCAGTTCACGGCTAACATTCTCATCAaag GCTGGGGCGTTGCCTGCTCCATCAAGTGAACCATCAACTCCTGCTTCGATTGGATCTCAAGAG GTTCAAAGGCCCCCTCGTAATGCTGCATCACCCTCAAGCCAGCAG AGAAGTAACGGGATTTCAGGAGTGGCTGAGCTTGCTAGCGGCCTCGGGATTTCTAAAGGTATCCATACAGAAGAAGAAACAAGTAATGGAACGAGCTGGTTTAAACCTGCATTTCTTATGAGAACGCTAAGCGCAACAAACAGTGTAGTGCAACAAACAAGTTCAAGCAGACAGCAATCGTGA
- the LOC118054482 gene encoding uncharacterized protein isoform X2 yields MAQVNSLRQELQMLASSRPVTIVTANGTGSNKYGVVVVVVVVGYGYVWWKGWKLPDMMFATRRSLSDACTSIAQQLENVYSSIRSTRRHLSSKIDGVDSNLNAVAELTASTQEKVIELREDSSRIGNDVRYVRDAVETLELKISRIEGKQDLTTQGVKRLCDYASSLENNLLEENAQTSASSSRLTFSSKAGALPAPSSEPSTPASIGSQEVQRPPRNAASPSSQQRSNGISGVAELASGLGISKGIHTEEETSNGTSWFKPAFLMRTLSATNSVVQQTSSSRQQS; encoded by the exons ATGGCTCAG GTAAACAGCCTTCGACAGGAGCTGCAAATGTTGGCATCAAGTAGACCAGTCACAATTGTAACTGCAAATGGGACAG GTTCTAATAAATATGGTGTAGTTGTTGTGGTGGTAGTTGTTGGATACGGCTATGTTTGGTGGAAG GGTTGGAAACTTCCTGATATGATGTTTGCAACCAGGCGTAGTTTATCTGATGCTTGCACTTCTATAGCCCAGCAACTAGAGAATGTTTATTCATCAATCCGG AGTACCAGGAGACATTTATCTTCAAAGATTGATGGCGTGGACTCAAATTTGAATGCTGTTGCAGAACTGACAGCCAGCACCCAAGAAAAG GTTATTGAATTGCGAGAAGATTCAAGCAGGATTGGCAATGATGTTCGATATGTTCGTGATGCTGTCGAAACTCTG gAACTAAAAATTAGCAGAATTGAAGGGAAACAG GATTTGACGACCCAAGGAGTAAAGAGGTTGTGTGACTATGCCTCCAGTTTGGAAAACAACTTGCTTGAAGAGAATGCCCAG ACTTCAGCATCCAGTTCACGGCTAACATTCTCATCAaag GCTGGGGCGTTGCCTGCTCCATCAAGTGAACCATCAACTCCTGCTTCGATTGGATCTCAAGAG GTTCAAAGGCCCCCTCGTAATGCTGCATCACCCTCAAGCCAGCAG AGAAGTAACGGGATTTCAGGAGTGGCTGAGCTTGCTAGCGGCCTCGGGATTTCTAAAGGTATCCATACAGAAGAAGAAACAAGTAATGGAACGAGCTGGTTTAAACCTGCATTTCTTATGAGAACGCTAAGCGCAACAAACAGTGTAGTGCAACAAACAAGTTCAAGCAGACAGCAATCGTGA
- the LOC118054483 gene encoding probable DNA primase large subunit: MEIVKPQWKKPPLSANDVVSTLPLYRSAPSLEVRLEDFELYAIDRLRVLKGVSDGLSRGKRPEEMEKLVNDLWKAHMRHPLPSEVTNKDIISHFVLRLVYCRTEELRKWFLSNEIALFRHRFRLLSPEAQRLLMAEFDLPYKPVTTAEFEGVKEKLHLVARSTGQPKPTASDAIFYKVPFEEVPELVAGRRVFICKGYAYVAMNQVVSLVVTQFRGLLSKALVLTNRKWTSTIREQEKDRLTPIVETLCTSYLGPDYSQPKEFAEVSIKDIDQVAKSSFPLCMRHLFEKLREDHHLKHGGRMQLGLFLKGVGLKLDDALAFWKAEFSQKVGAERFDKEYAYSIRHNYGREGKRTDYTPYSCQKIISSTPGVGDHHGCPYRHFSEENLRAALSRMGVNSGAMENVMDKVRNRHYQLACTLTFESIHGSSFDAGINHPNQYFSDSQKFFKSKNNPSGQGEPLDDGSPI, encoded by the exons atggAGATAGTCAAGCCTCAATGGAAGAAACCCCCTCTATCTGCAAACGACGTAGTTTCCACCCTCCCTCTATACCGCTCCGCCCCCTCTCTCGAAGTCAGACTGGAGGATTTCGAGCTCTACGCCATCGATCGCCTCCGCG TTTTAAAAGGTGTATCTGACGGACTATCTCGCGGAAAAAGACCGGAAGAAATGGAGAAATTAGTTAATGATCTGTGGAAAGCACATATGAGGCATCCACTGCCATCTGAAGTTACTAACAAAGATATCATATCTCACTTCGTTTTACGTCTCGTCTATTGTAGAAC AGAGGAGCTGAGGAAATGGTTCCTTTCCAATGAGATTGCACTTTTTAGACACAGGTTTCGGCTTCTATCCCCCGAAGCTCAG AGGTTGCTTATGGCGGAGTTTGATCTTCCATACAAGCCTGTTACCACTGCAGAATTTgag GGTGTAAAGGAAAAACTGCATCTAGTTGCCCGATCAACTGGTCAGCCTAAACCCACTG CATCTGATGCGATATTCTACAAG GTACCATTTGAAGAAGTTCCTGAACTTGTGGCTGGTCGTAGAGTCTTCATCTGCAAAGGCTATGCTTATGTTGCTATGAATCAG GTTGTTTCCCTTGTTGTTACCCAGTTCCGCGGTCTTCTATCAAAAGCACTTGTTCTAACAAACAG AAAATGGACATCTACCATCAGAGAACAAGAGAAGGATCGCCTAACTCCC ATCGTGGAAACCCTATGCACAAGCTATCTGGGTCCTGACTATTCTCAG CCCAAAGAATTTGCTGAAGTATCAATTAAAGACATTGACCAAGTAGCTAAGAGTTCATTTCCCCTGTGCATGCGTCACCTGTTTGAAAAA CTCAGAGAAGATCATCATTTAAAGCATGGAGGGAGGATGCAATTGGGTCTGTTTCTCAAG GGTGTCGGACTGAAATTAGATGACGCTCTTGCATTCTGGAAAGCAGAGTTCTCCCAAAAG GTTGGAGCTGAGAGGTTTGACAAAGAATATGCATACAGCATTCGCCACAATTATGGAAGAGAAGGGAAGAGAACA gaTTATACTCCTTATTCCtgtcaaaaaataatctcaTCAACTCCTGGTGTCGGAGATCATCATGGTTGTCCCTATCGACATTTCAG TGAGGAAAACTTGAGGGCTGCACTCAGCAGAATGGGTGTGAATAGTGGTGCAATGGAGAATGTAATGGATAAAGTGCGAAACAGACATTATCAG TTGGCTTGCACGTTAACATTTGAATCTATTCATGGTTCGTCATTTGATGCTGGGATTAATCATCCTAACCAATACTTCAGTGACAGCCAAAAGTTTTTCAAATCTAAG AACAATCCCTCTGGACAAGGAGAACCTTTGGACGACGGATCACCTATATAG
- the LOC118054485 gene encoding squamosa promoter-binding-like protein 16: MESAPSGSLKRARTLKNATRVPSCLVDGCTSDLTKCRDYHRRHKVCELHSKSRQVFIKGQEQRFCQQCSRFHSLGEFDEGKRSCRKRLDGHNRRRRKPQPESLSVNSGRIFSNQGTRYLHFGSSQIFSTSVMSTVWTGAAKAESDPMLNTSQSSMNFGGRKNLFPGSLSSNYKEGKQFPFLQGTSSTIPGDSVHLDANSTLGSSGNSQKLFSDGLNRVIDSNRALSLLSSPPSETREIGLSDMMQPDLNSPAQSLIPSLNYNALGMESEPARSVLVSDGSSGNANLNCQHMFQIEPDRSSANGSHQTLSFSWE; this comes from the exons ATGGAATCAGCCCCTTCTGGATCTTTGAAGAGAGCCAGGACACTTAAAAATGCAACCCGAGTCCCCTCATGCTTGGTTGATGGATGCACTTCAGACCTTACCAAATGTAGGGATTACCACAGGCGACATAAAGTATGTGAGCTCCACTCCAAGTCGCGTCAGGTTTTTATTAAAGGTCAGGAACAGCGGTTTTGCCAGCAGTGCAGCAG GTTCCATTCGTTGGGCGAGTTTGATGAGGGAAAGCGAAGCTGCAGAAAACGTCTTGATGGACATAATCGGCGGCGAAGAAAGCCCCAGCCAGAATCACTTTCAGTAAATTCTGGAAGGATATTTTCCAACCAAG GTACTAGATATCTACATTTTGGTAGCTCTCAAATATTTTCAACCAGTGTTATGAGCACTGTTTGGACTGGAGCTGCAAAAGCAGAGAGTGATCCAATGCTGAATACTAGTCAATCCTCGATGAACTTCGGTGGCAGAAAAAATCTTTTTCCTGGCTCCTTGTCTTCCAACTATAAAGAAGGAAAGCAGTTCCCTTTCTTGCAGGGCACCAGTTCCACAATTCCCGGAGATTCTGTTCATCTAGATGCCAATTCAACGTTAGGAAGCAGTGGCAACAGCCAGAAATTGTTCTCTGATGGGCTAAACCGAGTCATAGACTCCAACCGTGCTCTCTCTCTTCTGTCATCTCCACCATCTGAGACTCGGGAGATTGGTTTGAGCGACATGATGCAGCCAGACCTGAACTCTCCTGCTCAGTCCTTGATCCCAAGCTTGAACTATAATGCCCTTGGAATGGAAAGTGAACCAGCAAGATCTGTTTTGGTATCTGATGGCAGCAGCGGCAATGCCAACCTCAATTGTCAGCATATGTTTCAGATTGAACCTGATAGGTCATCTGCAAATGGATCTCACCAGACACTTTCCTTCTCATGGGAGTAG